In one Leptospiraceae bacterium genomic region, the following are encoded:
- a CDS encoding glycogen/starch/alpha-glucan phosphorylase, with protein sequence MTDNNSNHESLWNLLSQEREVNLERMKKSFVHHLNYTIGKHKFNTTEKDIYEALSYTVRDLLIDRFNMTQRHYRQSNPKRVYYLSLEFLMGRALSNALINLGVFDIARDLLSEFGYKMDDIIEYEPDAGLGNGGLGRLAACFMDSMATLNLPGYGYGIRYDYGMFNQHIVNGAQVEKPDHWLADGNPWGLLRADTEYPVSFYGHVENSIDPTGKVVPVWKSTETVLAVPNDYPIPGFNTNTVNDLRLWTAKSSTEFNLDYFNHGDYLKAVEDKQVSENISRVLYPNDTTQQGKILRLKQQYFMVSASLQDIINRYKRNNKGYERFPEEVSIQLNDTHPSIAIPELMRILVDIEKLTWDEAWRITTHVFAYTNHTVLPEALETWNVSLIEYLLPRHMQIIYEINYKFLEEAKKSGKVTDAELADMSVIMEGDEKKLRMANLSVIGSHSVNGVAALHTELLKDLVFKAFYKYFPEKFNNKTNGISQRRFLIKANPTLSKILSKRVGDSFGTNLSTLKGLEAHADDPGLHEEWQNCKKENKVVLSKIITDLCNIDVDLNSIFDVQVKRFHEYKRQLLNILHVIKLYIQLNEKPYMEMVPRTFIFGGKAAPGYYMAKLILRFINAVGDIINNDRKVDGRIKVVFLPNYSVSLAEKIFPASDLSEQISTAGTEASGTGNMKFALNGALTIGTLDGANIEIMEEVGEENIFIFGLKTPEVLDLKAKGYNPQEYINRDPYLPRIFTLIRENFFSREISDLFKPIHDSLIFEDKYMIMADFKAYCDCQNLVSEEYKNKKLWTKKSILNVARIGKFSSDRTIQQYADEIWKVKPNSGLMEPAAKYKI encoded by the coding sequence ATGACTGATAACAATTCCAATCACGAGTCGCTCTGGAACTTATTATCCCAGGAGCGGGAAGTGAATCTTGAGAGGATGAAAAAATCCTTTGTTCACCATCTCAATTACACGATAGGGAAACATAAATTTAATACTACAGAAAAAGACATCTATGAAGCTCTGAGTTATACAGTGCGAGACCTTTTAATCGACCGTTTTAACATGACTCAGCGCCATTACCGGCAAAGCAATCCAAAACGAGTTTATTACCTATCTCTTGAATTTCTAATGGGACGTGCCCTTTCCAATGCCCTGATTAATCTCGGTGTATTTGACATCGCCAGAGACCTGTTAAGTGAATTTGGCTATAAAATGGATGATATTATTGAATACGAACCCGATGCCGGCCTCGGAAACGGAGGTCTGGGAAGGCTCGCGGCCTGCTTCATGGACTCTATGGCCACTTTGAATCTTCCCGGTTACGGATATGGAATTCGTTATGACTACGGAATGTTTAACCAGCATATCGTAAACGGAGCACAGGTAGAAAAACCTGACCACTGGTTAGCCGATGGAAATCCCTGGGGACTTCTCCGGGCAGATACCGAATACCCGGTTTCTTTCTACGGTCATGTTGAAAACAGTATAGACCCTACCGGAAAGGTTGTGCCGGTCTGGAAATCGACAGAAACCGTTCTTGCGGTTCCGAATGATTATCCTATTCCCGGATTCAATACAAATACGGTGAATGACCTGAGGCTCTGGACAGCCAAATCTTCTACCGAGTTTAACCTGGATTATTTCAACCACGGGGACTACCTGAAAGCCGTAGAAGATAAGCAGGTAAGTGAAAATATTTCCCGTGTGCTATATCCTAATGATACAACTCAACAGGGAAAAATTCTTCGACTGAAACAGCAATATTTCATGGTATCAGCCAGTTTACAGGATATTATTAACCGTTATAAACGAAATAATAAAGGCTATGAAAGATTCCCGGAAGAAGTATCTATTCAGCTAAATGATACCCATCCGAGTATCGCTATCCCGGAACTAATGAGAATCCTGGTAGACATAGAAAAACTGACCTGGGATGAAGCCTGGCGCATCACCACTCATGTATTTGCCTATACCAACCATACCGTTCTTCCGGAAGCCCTCGAAACCTGGAATGTAAGTCTGATTGAGTATCTCCTTCCGAGACACATGCAGATTATTTACGAAATCAACTATAAGTTCTTAGAAGAAGCCAAGAAAAGTGGAAAAGTTACCGATGCAGAGCTGGCTGATATGTCAGTCATTATGGAAGGCGATGAAAAGAAACTCCGGATGGCGAATCTTTCTGTTATCGGAAGTCACAGTGTGAATGGAGTAGCCGCTCTTCATACCGAACTTCTAAAAGATCTGGTTTTTAAAGCTTTTTATAAATATTTCCCTGAAAAATTTAATAACAAGACTAACGGCATTTCCCAGAGACGCTTCCTGATTAAGGCCAATCCTACTCTTTCAAAAATTCTCAGCAAACGGGTGGGTGACAGTTTCGGGACCAATCTATCAACCCTGAAGGGCCTCGAAGCCCATGCAGATGATCCGGGTTTACACGAAGAATGGCAAAACTGTAAGAAAGAAAATAAGGTAGTTCTCTCGAAAATTATTACCGACCTTTGCAACATCGATGTAGACTTAAACTCGATCTTTGACGTTCAGGTGAAACGTTTCCATGAATACAAGAGACAGTTGTTAAACATCCTGCATGTCATTAAACTCTATATTCAACTTAATGAAAAACCTTACATGGAGATGGTTCCAAGAACCTTTATCTTCGGTGGAAAGGCTGCTCCGGGTTATTATATGGCGAAATTAATCCTGAGATTCATCAATGCGGTTGGAGATATCATCAATAATGACCGTAAAGTTGATGGTAGAATCAAGGTAGTTTTTCTTCCAAATTATAGCGTTTCTCTGGCAGAAAAGATTTTTCCGGCTTCTGATCTATCAGAACAAATTTCTACAGCCGGAACCGAGGCCAGCGGAACCGGGAATATGAAATTTGCCCTGAATGGAGCTCTGACTATTGGAACTCTGGATGGAGCCAATATTGAAATCATGGAAGAAGTTGGAGAAGAAAATATTTTCATCTTTGGTTTAAAAACTCCTGAAGTTCTGGATCTGAAAGCAAAAGGATATAACCCTCAAGAATATATCAATAGAGATCCCTACTTGCCGAGAATTTTTACCCTTATCCGTGAGAACTTCTTCTCAAGAGAAATCAGCGACCTCTTTAAACCGATTCATGATAGTCTCATTTTTGAAGATAAATACATGATAATGGCAGATTTCAAAGCCTACTGCGACTGTCAGAACCTGGTTTCCGAAGAATATAAGAACAAAAAACTCTGGACCAAAAAGTCCATCCTGAACGTTGCCAGAATTGGAAAATTCTCCTCGGATAGAACTATTCAACAATATGCTGATGAAATCTGGAAAGTAAAACCTAACAGCGGTCTTATGGAACCGGCGGCAAAATATAAAATATAG
- a CDS encoding hemerythrin family protein, whose product MEKIRWEKRYETGIERIDKQHRKLVELTSELVEATESGKARRIIVDVLKSLIYYTKTHFVDEEKIMQEVGFPEYEAHKEEHEEFIKRVHESTIDLIQGHSVPSIKLTEFLFSWLVDHILIHDKKIGNYIKQRLKESL is encoded by the coding sequence ATGGAAAAAATAAGATGGGAAAAACGATACGAAACCGGTATCGAAAGGATAGATAAGCAACATAGAAAACTGGTGGAGCTTACTTCTGAACTGGTAGAAGCCACTGAATCCGGAAAAGCCAGAAGAATCATTGTAGATGTCTTAAAATCACTGATTTACTATACAAAAACCCATTTTGTAGATGAAGAGAAAATTATGCAGGAAGTGGGTTTTCCGGAATATGAAGCTCATAAAGAAGAGCATGAAGAATTCATAAAAAGAGTACATGAATCGACAATAGACTTAATTCAGGGGCATTCCGTTCCATCTATAAAGTTAACAGAATTTCTTTTTTCATGGCTGGTAGATCATATTCTTATCCACGATAAAAAAATTGGAAATTATATAAAACAAAGACTAAAAGAGAGTTTATGA
- a CDS encoding flavin reductase, which translates to MKLMERVEIPFLEDVNKLLKEDVLLCTRSQEGKVNIMTLTYKTLGILLGDPCLSIYISPKRYTTELLLSGIKEFTISRGPRLSEYIYPCGNFSGKDIDKVKEFSIPLMESKHLKTPILQEAEVSYECQVVGNAKLNYLMDYCMFTGLVVGAYRHSAD; encoded by the coding sequence ATGAAATTAATGGAAAGAGTGGAAATCCCTTTCCTGGAGGATGTTAATAAACTTTTAAAAGAGGATGTACTTCTGTGTACTCGTTCACAGGAAGGTAAAGTTAATATCATGACTTTAACCTATAAAACCCTCGGAATTCTATTGGGCGACCCCTGTTTGTCTATATATATTTCTCCAAAACGTTACACTACCGAACTCCTTCTTTCCGGGATAAAAGAATTCACCATTTCGAGGGGACCCCGTCTTTCTGAATATATTTATCCCTGTGGGAACTTTTCAGGAAAAGATATAGATAAGGTTAAGGAGTTTTCCATTCCGCTTATGGAATCTAAGCATTTAAAAACGCCTATTTTGCAGGAAGCGGAAGTATCATACGAGTGTCAGGTTGTGGGTAATGCTAAGTTGAATTATTTAATGGATTATTGTATGTTTACAGGTCTGGTAGTGGGGGCTTACAGACACAGTGCAGACTAA
- the ccoS gene encoding cbb3-type cytochrome oxidase assembly protein CcoS yields the protein MNALYLTIPMAMIIAFAAFIVFIIAFKKGQFEDMEGPKYRMLFDEEDEFKKN from the coding sequence ATGAATGCTCTCTACCTGACGATCCCGATGGCGATGATTATCGCGTTTGCTGCGTTTATAGTTTTTATAATCGCTTTTAAGAAAGGCCAGTTCGAAGATATGGAAGGCCCCAAGTATAGAATGCTTTTTGATGAAGAGGATGAGTTTAAAAAAAATTGA
- a CDS encoding heavy metal translocating P-type ATPase: protein MQEDCFHCQNPVPEKERVLASINGKEEVFCCHGCKTVAELLIDTGKADFYKLRGSSNLEPVQLKDFYTEESLNSEFTYTEYVSGSDETNREVFVNITNIHCSACVWLNEKVLIETEGIKKVRINFASSRAHIVWDDSKLKLYDIFYKIQSIGYKPLLYSPHKKGNANTVQSRDLFLRMAIAGFSFGNIMLFSTSLYAGYFSGIEMEFKKLLHYISWIFATPAFFYSGIPFLRGAFYGLKNRSLNMDSLLAFGVSLAYFYSAYATVTQKGEVYFDSVCMIYFFILLGKYLEALARNKAAEKIQLLLSKLPETVKVLKDGEEKEILSREVKEKDILFIAPGERVAVDGILLDGEAFMDESFMTGESRPVHKKKGDKLLSGSICLNRAITLEASSSYANSSLSHLQTLIETAMLEKPSIQRITDRLASKFITIVFLIAIITFVAWLFYTGNFEKAMVTTVSVLIVACPCALGLSVPISLVMSHQVFTEKGIILKNPDVLEFLSKASHILFDKTGTLTEGKMQVREESLNYTHKSLLFQFIYLLESSSTHPIAKALTAYIQREGLLKSEMNKQSDLVFLEESGSGGVKGSIKWEESFYDISLGTKEFVISSLKDPSTFQELKVETAASLVYISLNGEYIGGFILTDTLKPEAEAEIQRLQSKNLKLSILSGDIEASVCSIAEILGISSHISGMKPEDKLEFLEKLQKDKQIVIMVGDGINDAGCLAKANVGITMEVASDISIDKSDIILLHNHLRGVFLSIAFSSISNRVIKQNIGISLLYNFIMLPLAAFGFMAPVFCALFMTLSSLSVLLNSFLLKYRARRIQ, encoded by the coding sequence ATGCAGGAAGATTGCTTTCATTGTCAGAACCCGGTTCCTGAAAAAGAGAGGGTTCTGGCAAGCATCAATGGTAAAGAAGAAGTATTTTGTTGCCATGGTTGCAAAACTGTAGCAGAGCTTTTAATCGATACCGGAAAAGCAGATTTCTATAAACTTCGGGGAAGTTCTAACCTCGAACCGGTTCAGCTTAAAGACTTCTATACTGAAGAAAGCCTGAATAGCGAATTTACTTATACAGAATATGTCAGCGGTTCCGATGAAACCAACCGGGAAGTATTTGTAAATATTACCAACATACACTGTTCAGCCTGTGTCTGGTTAAACGAAAAAGTACTCATTGAAACAGAGGGAATCAAGAAAGTACGGATTAATTTTGCTTCTTCTCGTGCCCATATTGTCTGGGATGATTCGAAACTCAAACTCTACGATATTTTTTACAAAATCCAGTCCATAGGCTATAAACCGCTACTTTACTCTCCACATAAGAAAGGAAATGCCAACACTGTCCAGTCTCGTGACCTTTTCCTGCGCATGGCAATAGCCGGTTTTTCCTTCGGAAATATCATGCTTTTCAGCACCTCTCTATATGCCGGTTACTTCAGTGGAATCGAGATGGAGTTTAAAAAGCTTCTTCATTATATCTCCTGGATTTTTGCAACTCCTGCCTTTTTCTATTCGGGAATTCCTTTTTTAAGAGGAGCTTTTTATGGCTTAAAGAATCGCAGCCTGAATATGGACAGTCTTCTTGCCTTCGGAGTTTCCCTTGCCTATTTCTATAGTGCCTATGCAACAGTTACCCAAAAAGGAGAAGTATACTTTGATTCGGTTTGCATGATATACTTTTTCATCTTACTCGGAAAATACCTCGAAGCCCTCGCCCGGAATAAAGCAGCCGAAAAGATACAGCTTCTTCTCAGTAAACTACCGGAAACAGTTAAAGTTCTTAAAGATGGAGAAGAGAAAGAGATTTTATCGAGAGAGGTAAAGGAAAAGGATATTCTATTTATAGCACCGGGAGAAAGAGTCGCGGTGGATGGAATCCTTCTGGACGGAGAAGCTTTTATGGACGAGTCCTTTATGACCGGGGAATCCAGACCGGTTCATAAAAAAAAGGGAGACAAACTTCTTTCCGGTTCTATCTGTCTGAACAGGGCCATTACTCTCGAAGCGAGTAGCTCTTATGCCAATTCCAGCTTATCCCACCTTCAGACTCTCATCGAAACTGCTATGTTAGAGAAGCCTTCTATACAAAGAATTACAGACAGGCTTGCTTCTAAATTTATTACTATTGTATTTCTCATTGCCATCATTACTTTCGTCGCCTGGCTTTTCTATACAGGAAACTTTGAAAAAGCCATGGTCACTACTGTTTCCGTATTAATCGTTGCCTGTCCCTGTGCTCTCGGTCTTTCGGTTCCGATTAGCCTTGTCATGTCCCATCAGGTTTTCACAGAAAAAGGAATCATTTTGAAGAATCCGGATGTTCTGGAGTTTTTATCGAAAGCCTCTCATATTCTTTTTGATAAGACCGGAACCCTTACCGAAGGAAAAATGCAGGTAAGGGAAGAAAGTTTGAACTATACACATAAATCTTTATTATTTCAATTTATTTACCTCTTAGAATCCTCCTCTACCCACCCTATAGCAAAAGCACTCACAGCCTATATTCAAAGAGAGGGCCTCTTGAAATCAGAAATGAATAAACAGAGTGACCTTGTTTTCCTCGAAGAGAGCGGAAGTGGAGGAGTAAAAGGAAGTATAAAATGGGAAGAGAGTTTTTACGATATTTCTCTGGGCACAAAAGAATTTGTTATTTCTTCTCTAAAAGACCCCTCAACATTTCAAGAACTGAAGGTAGAAACGGCTGCCTCCCTGGTATATATTTCTCTCAATGGAGAATATATAGGAGGATTCATTCTAACGGACACTTTGAAACCGGAAGCTGAAGCAGAAATTCAGCGCCTACAGTCTAAAAACTTAAAACTTTCGATTCTCTCAGGGGATATAGAAGCCAGTGTTTGCTCTATAGCCGAAATATTAGGAATAAGCTCCCATATCTCAGGAATGAAGCCGGAAGATAAACTTGAATTTTTAGAAAAATTGCAGAAAGATAAGCAAATTGTGATTATGGTTGGAGATGGAATTAATGATGCGGGCTGTCTCGCAAAAGCCAATGTGGGTATCACAATGGAAGTAGCTTCTGATATTTCCATAGATAAATCGGATATTATTCTTTTACACAATCATCTGCGGGGAGTCTTCCTATCCATTGCCTTTTCTTCTATCAGTAACAGGGTCATTAAACAAAATATTGGCATTTCCCTATTATATAATTTTATCATGTTGCCCCTGGCTGCCTTCGGTTTCATGGCACCGGTTTTTTGTGCCTTATTTATGACCCTGAGTTCTTTAAGCGTGCTTTTAAATTCATTTTTATTAAAATATAGAGCAAGGAGGATACAATGA
- a CDS encoding FixH family protein, whose translation MAKMHSSLKMAFSLIGLLFLGLFIATYYTFKIAGNGHEGIVDKAYYEKGLNYEKEIKQKSELKKLGYRLDSKVLQKEESLYIGENTLNVNFNRDGQAVEKAKLSWTLERGATNRYNTSSTFTEKEKGNYTSQLNIPAGGQWILNIKAEVEGKEMVESLFFYADKKSLSQ comes from the coding sequence ATGGCGAAAATGCACTCCAGTTTAAAAATGGCCTTTTCTTTAATAGGTCTTCTCTTCCTCGGTCTTTTCATTGCAACTTATTACACCTTCAAAATTGCAGGAAATGGACATGAAGGGATTGTGGACAAAGCTTACTATGAAAAAGGTCTAAATTACGAAAAAGAAATTAAGCAGAAAAGTGAGCTTAAAAAACTTGGTTACAGGTTAGATTCTAAAGTTCTGCAAAAAGAAGAATCCCTCTATATTGGTGAAAATACCTTAAATGTTAATTTTAATCGGGACGGACAGGCAGTAGAAAAGGCAAAACTTTCCTGGACTCTTGAAAGAGGAGCCACCAACCGATATAATACATCCTCAACCTTTACCGAAAAGGAAAAGGGAAATTATACCTCTCAGCTAAATATTCCTGCCGGCGGGCAATGGATTCTGAATATTAAAGCAGAGGTAGAGGGTAAAGAAATGGTTGAATCACTCTTTTTTTATGCGGATAAGAAAAGCCTGAGCCAATAA
- the ccoG gene encoding cytochrome c oxidase accessory protein CcoG, producing MVISRHMPGKLRNARYLVELILAFIYFGIPWMTFNGHPLMRLDIPARKFHLLGNMYIPQEGYFLHLFLAVMGLSLFFFTSLIGRVWCGWACPQTVFTDFFDVIGRLILGKKYGKKDAPLIQTILLHVIWIVFSLVSGFHFVAYFAEPSEMLNEILSFKISPDAYYPYAIGFFAGLLYLDMSFVREQFCKFACPYARFQTVMMDADTFNVTYDYKRGEPRRQKKVKIGDCTACNMCLVVCPTGVDIREGLNVGCIACAKCVDACTVQMGKEGKKSLINYDSLGRIESNKKVRWFRPRTILYGILLLAVSIFSVILIYKRIPMYVRALPDRKILPMVIPGHLVRNFYEVRLINISYVDRKLSFELDSPSTGKSVNLRVGTEESGLLLKANSEQVIRLIVEAENIPKSQKSSKTYHVNLRIFDPKDTSFIKKVKLPLNLPDDPELN from the coding sequence ATGGTTATCTCCAGACATATGCCCGGTAAACTTCGGAATGCAAGGTACTTAGTTGAACTTATACTTGCATTCATTTACTTTGGAATTCCCTGGATGACATTCAATGGGCATCCCCTGATGCGATTGGATATTCCCGCCAGAAAATTTCATCTTTTAGGAAACATGTACATTCCCCAGGAAGGATATTTCTTACATTTATTCCTGGCTGTAATGGGCCTATCCCTTTTCTTTTTTACTTCCCTGATAGGAAGGGTCTGGTGTGGTTGGGCCTGTCCTCAAACAGTTTTTACAGACTTTTTTGATGTAATCGGAAGACTCATTCTGGGAAAGAAATACGGAAAGAAGGATGCCCCTCTAATCCAAACCATACTTTTACATGTAATATGGATCGTCTTTTCACTGGTTTCCGGTTTTCACTTTGTAGCTTATTTTGCAGAGCCTTCGGAAATGTTAAACGAAATTCTCAGCTTTAAAATTTCTCCTGATGCCTATTACCCTTATGCAATAGGTTTTTTTGCAGGTTTGCTGTATCTTGACATGAGTTTTGTCCGGGAACAGTTCTGTAAATTTGCCTGTCCGTATGCAAGATTCCAGACAGTTATGATGGATGCAGATACTTTTAATGTGACCTATGACTACAAAAGAGGTGAACCCAGAAGACAGAAAAAAGTGAAAATAGGTGATTGTACCGCCTGTAATATGTGTCTTGTAGTATGTCCTACAGGAGTGGATATACGGGAAGGCTTAAATGTGGGTTGTATTGCCTGCGCCAAATGTGTGGATGCCTGTACCGTTCAGATGGGAAAAGAAGGGAAAAAATCACTGATTAATTATGATTCGCTCGGAAGAATTGAATCCAATAAAAAAGTTCGCTGGTTTCGCCCAAGAACTATACTTTACGGAATTCTCCTTTTAGCAGTATCCATTTTTTCCGTTATACTGATTTACAAACGAATCCCCATGTATGTAAGGGCTCTCCCGGATCGTAAAATTTTACCTATGGTAATCCCGGGACACCTCGTCCGAAATTTTTATGAAGTTCGCCTGATTAACATCAGCTATGTGGATAGGAAACTGAGCTTTGAGTTAGATTCCCCCTCAACCGGAAAGTCTGTAAACCTTCGGGTAGGTACTGAGGAATCGGGGCTATTACTTAAGGCCAATTCCGAACAGGTCATTCGCTTAATTGTAGAAGCTGAGAATATTCCCAAATCTCAAAAATCTAGTAAAACCTATCATGTAAATTTAAGGATATTTGATCCCAAAGATACTTCTTTTATTAAGAAAGTCAAATTACCTTTAAATCTACCCGATGATCCGGAGTTAAACTAA
- a CDS encoding c-type cytochrome, translating into MNDPNKEFDGIQQAENKLPPWWTYTFLACVIFAVIYSIYFHGFDNNWSTEKMYSADVAAYEKKFPTKEEIKSLPNGENPLRGKQEAIAKGEKEFKSICAACHGQDAKGVVGPSLVDNEWLHGDYDGAIFNVIMKGVNPPNTKLNKGPMPAHEASLGPEKIYQIMAWIASNNQSLKKEKDK; encoded by the coding sequence ATGAATGATCCAAATAAGGAGTTTGACGGGATTCAGCAGGCAGAGAATAAACTTCCCCCATGGTGGACTTACACTTTTTTAGCCTGTGTTATCTTTGCGGTAATCTATAGTATCTATTTCCACGGCTTTGATAACAATTGGTCGACAGAAAAAATGTATTCAGCCGATGTAGCAGCCTACGAAAAGAAATTCCCAACAAAAGAAGAAATAAAATCTCTTCCGAATGGCGAAAACCCTCTCAGGGGAAAACAAGAAGCCATTGCAAAAGGAGAGAAAGAATTCAAATCTATTTGTGCAGCCTGTCACGGTCAGGACGCCAAAGGAGTTGTAGGGCCAAGTCTTGTTGACAATGAGTGGTTACACGGAGATTATGATGGAGCTATCTTCAATGTAATCATGAAAGGTGTAAATCCACCCAATACCAAGTTAAACAAAGGACCTATGCCCGCCCACGAAGCCAGTCTTGGCCCTGAAAAAATTTACCAGATTATGGCCTGGATTGCTTCTAATAATCAGAGCTTAAAAAAAGAAAAAGATAAATAA
- a CDS encoding cbb3-type cytochrome c oxidase subunit 3, with the protein MEHFDLLLIYKSLRLPILVIAIGYIIFYVYSKKRRTQIEEPKYRMLEED; encoded by the coding sequence ATGGAACACTTTGACTTACTCCTGATTTATAAATCTCTGCGATTACCAATTCTGGTAATCGCTATCGGCTATATCATATTTTACGTTTACAGTAAAAAAAGAAGAACTCAGATTGAAGAACCCAAATACAGGATGTTAGAGGAGGATTAA
- a CDS encoding cbb3-type cytochrome c oxidase subunit II, translating into MLDKLLDWFSNVVDTWDTQGVKFTIYTTIAVLIGGIFEVIPPFFLTKTVTPISAVKPYTPLELAGRDVYMEEGCNNCHTQMIRPFKWEVDRFDPTKAYGKAGYSKAGEYVYEHPFLWGSKRTGPDLSHESQIQPSSQWHKDHLIDPRKTSPGSVMPAYPHLFESDNLVDSGTIKSNMRGLLVVGVPYTESDMNSVENAVKGKTKGDALIAYLLRLGKDVAEFEKANK; encoded by the coding sequence ATGTTAGATAAATTATTGGATTGGTTTTCAAATGTTGTAGACACCTGGGATACCCAGGGCGTTAAATTTACCATCTATACTACAATAGCAGTTCTGATAGGAGGAATCTTCGAGGTAATCCCTCCTTTTTTCCTCACGAAAACGGTTACTCCTATTTCAGCGGTAAAACCTTACACTCCGCTCGAACTGGCAGGTAGAGATGTTTATATGGAAGAAGGATGTAACAACTGTCATACACAGATGATTCGTCCTTTTAAATGGGAAGTAGACCGTTTTGACCCGACTAAAGCTTATGGAAAAGCAGGCTATTCAAAAGCCGGAGAGTATGTTTATGAACATCCTTTCCTCTGGGGTTCCAAAAGAACCGGTCCGGATCTTTCTCACGAATCACAGATTCAGCCTTCTTCTCAATGGCATAAAGACCACTTGATAGATCCGAGAAAAACTTCTCCGGGTTCTGTAATGCCGGCATACCCTCATCTATTTGAATCTGATAACCTTGTAGATTCAGGTACAATTAAAAGCAATATGCGGGGGCTTTTAGTTGTGGGTGTACCTTATACTGAGTCCGATATGAATTCTGTTGAAAATGCTGTAAAGGGTAAGACAAAAGGGGATGCTCTGATTGCTTATCTATTACGCTTAGGAAAAGACGTAGCCGAGTTTGAAAAGGCCAATAAATAA